A genome region from Brassica oleracea var. oleracea cultivar TO1000 chromosome C2, BOL, whole genome shotgun sequence includes the following:
- the LOC106323839 gene encoding uncharacterized protein LOC106323839, whose amino-acid sequence MALTKVFFSDLKTGQCSSVVEARLLRFWEAMNVKRGGELMWMDLLMVDVNSTMMQVTISAGRLPQFRDRFLAGTMFSLSKEAFRFRNQQELIGLANTNTQLPELGSDWYYKENDTGFELDVDIICEILSVKSTVCDPPEEKNRVMVTLKLESDETVTLSFFDSQAVTFHNQLEAMSVDPKVMVVTSINPKIVGGRLFLNATCGTHVYFDKKTIAGAAQFYRLVARDTALPSAAPLLKSYAKVETMTIADLSSFIVSAASQEIDFLCTGKVVRIDTDKGWCYVACSKCSKKLQRTESAFTCGVCNNPHAVGALRYRVEMAISDDTAEGVFVWFDGAEDGVNPEDTRLPPFIVDMEGKTYTFQVRITAFNFTEHHKTFAITRIAEDHGRLPVDDVVNNGDDDDDDDDDASPTIEPSSAAGDQGGTSKARKKTGAGASKVAKKARAV is encoded by the exons ATGGCTTTGACAAAGGTTTTCTTTTCCGATCTCAAGACTGGGCAGTGCTCATCCGTTGTGGAGGCGAGACTGCTTCGATTTTGGGAGGCTATGAACGTTAAGCGTGGTGGTGAGCTGATGTGGATGGATCTGCTCATGGTCGATGTCAAC TCAACCATGATGCAAGTCACGATCAGTGCTGGCCGTCTTCCACAGTTTCGGGATAGGTTCCTTGCCGGAACAATGTTTTCGTTGTCAA AGGAAGCATTCCGGTTCCGTAACCAACAGGAGCTAATTGGTCTTGCCAATACAAACACTCAGCTACCAG AGTTAGGATCAGACTGGTATTATAAAGAAAATGATACCGGCTTCGAACTTGATGTAGACATCATATGTGAGATATTGAGTGTGAAGAGCACGGTTTGTGATCCTCCAGAGGAGAAGAATCGTGTTATGGTGACTCTGAAGCTGGAAAG TGATGAGACCGTCACTTTAAGCTTCTTTGACTCTCAGGCGGTTACTTTCCATAACCAGCTTGAGGCTATGAGTGTTGATCCGAAGGTCATGGTCGTAACTAGCATCAATCCCAAGATAGTCGGAG GTCGTCTGTTTCTTAACGCTACGTGTGGAACGCACGTGTATTTTGATAAGAAGACTATAGCAGGAGCTGCTCAATTCTACAG GCTGGTCGCCAGAGATACTGCTCTGCCGTCGGCCGCTCCACTGCTAAAGTCATATGCGAAGGTGGAGACTATGACCATCGCTGACCTCAGCAGTTTCATCGTTTCTGCTGCATCTCAG GAGATTGATTTTCTGTGCACTGGGAAAGTTGTCCGGATTGACACAGATAAGGGGTGGTGTTATGTTGCCTGCTCAAAATGCAGTAAAAAATTACAGCGGACTGAGTCTGCATTCACGTGTGGAGTATGCAACAATCCACATGCTGTTGGGGCCCTACG CTATCGTGTGGAGATGGCAATATCTGATGATACCGCGGAAGGAGTATTCGTATGGTTCGATGGT GCTGAAGACGGTGTGAACCCTGAGGACACTAGGTTACCCCCGTTCATTGTAGATATGGAAGGAAAAACGTACACTTTCCAAGTGAGGATCACTGCGTTTAACTTTACCGAGCATCACAAGACATTCGCCATAACACGTATTGCTGAGGATCATGGTCGTCTACCAGTAGATGACGTCGTGAACAAT GGAGATGATGACGACGACGATGATGATGATGCCAGTCCGACCATCGAGCCATCGTCTGCTGCAGGTGATCAAGGTGGAACCAGTAAGGCGCGTAAAAAGACTGGCGCAGGGGCGTCAAAAGTGGCGAAGAAGGCACGTGCTGTTTGA
- the LOC106325930 gene encoding uncharacterized protein LOC106325930: protein MSLAIAEVYTVRKFHRESLKKPAKATVTGEGDEKIIGGGLREVMKTLVKQNGTRRFGQWFVGKPNKSSAKVSDPTTIE from the coding sequence ATGTCGCTAGCGATCGCGGAGGTTTACACGGTGAGGAAGTTTCACAGAGAGAGTCTGAAGAAACCGGCCAAAGCAACGGTTACCGGCGAGGGAGATGAAAAGATCATCGGAGGTGGGCTCCGGGAGGTCATGAAAACGCTGGTGAAACAGAATGGAACTAGAAGATTTGGACAGTGGTTTGTTGGGAAGCCAAACAAAAGCTCGGCTAAAGTTTCGGATCCCACGACGATTGAGTGA